A region from the Nostoc sp. HK-01 genome encodes:
- a CDS encoding crossover junction endodeoxyribonuclease RuvC — MEKRILGLDPGLAILGFGVITCKQSPSKIQDTTVDMVDFGVISTSSDAEMGQRLCTLFDDLHTLIQELQPDLVAIEKLFFYRMSSTILVAQARGVLMLVLGQHRLPYLEFTPAQIKQALTGYGNADKSDVQAAVARELNLETIPKPDDAADALAVALTASFQM; from the coding sequence ATGGAAAAACGAATTTTAGGTTTAGATCCTGGATTAGCCATTTTAGGATTTGGCGTAATTACTTGCAAACAAAGCCCTAGCAAGATACAGGATACAACGGTAGATATGGTGGACTTTGGGGTAATTAGTACTTCGTCAGATGCTGAAATGGGTCAGCGCCTGTGTACGTTGTTTGACGATTTGCACACCCTGATTCAGGAATTACAACCAGACTTGGTTGCGATCGAAAAGCTGTTCTTCTATCGTATGTCAAGTACTATTCTTGTTGCACAAGCCAGAGGTGTATTGATGTTAGTTTTGGGACAACATCGCTTACCATATCTAGAATTTACTCCAGCACAAATTAAACAAGCCCTGACTGGATATGGCAATGCAGATAAATCTGATGTGCAAGCAGCTGTAGCGCGAGAGTTGAATTTAGAAACTATTCCCAAACCAGACGATGCAGCAGATGCTCTGGCTGTAGCTTTGACAGCATCATTTCAGATGTAA
- a CDS encoding phosphate transporter, with amino-acid sequence MPMTLVIVAILAFYVACNLGANDVANAMGTSVGSKAVTLKQAIIIAGVLEFTGAVLFGHEVSETLATKVANPSLFVATPQLLVTGMVTVLISCGVWLQIATARGLPVSSSHAVVGAIAGFSAVAMGIGAIDWSSIGMITIGWIVTPIISGSIAALFYSQIKHWILDQPNQVTQLREWIPWLSTVLLSVFGVIVLPSLMQPLTNYLIEQVGVDLPAYDIPLFTGALAAVGLTLISWRQLEQEAGETKSREQRGDEFPPCPLPPTPFPLSTPVERLFGRFQLLSACFVAFAHGSNDVGNAIAPLAAIVYINTTGNVPINGITIPLWILVVGGAGIVTGLAIWGKNVITTIGENIIALQPSSGFCAELATATTILLASRLGLPVSTSHALVGGVVGIGMVQSLNSIKFQTLQGIAAAWLITVPLSAVLSASIFSIARFFWY; translated from the coding sequence ATGCCCATGACATTAGTTATAGTTGCTATCCTAGCCTTTTATGTCGCTTGTAATCTTGGTGCCAACGATGTTGCCAACGCAATGGGAACTTCTGTTGGTTCCAAAGCTGTGACTCTCAAACAAGCAATCATCATTGCAGGAGTTTTAGAGTTTACTGGCGCAGTCTTGTTTGGGCATGAAGTATCAGAAACTTTAGCGACAAAAGTTGCCAATCCTAGCTTATTTGTGGCTACACCTCAATTATTAGTTACGGGAATGGTGACAGTATTAATATCTTGCGGTGTATGGTTGCAAATTGCTACTGCTAGAGGTTTACCGGTGTCATCATCTCACGCAGTCGTAGGTGCGATCGCTGGATTTAGTGCTGTAGCAATGGGTATAGGTGCAATCGATTGGTCATCAATTGGGATGATTACTATTGGTTGGATTGTCACACCAATAATTAGCGGTAGTATTGCTGCGTTGTTTTACAGCCAAATCAAGCACTGGATTTTAGATCAACCAAATCAAGTTACCCAGCTAAGAGAGTGGATTCCTTGGTTAAGTACCGTTTTATTGAGTGTATTTGGTGTAATTGTCTTACCTTCTCTAATGCAACCTCTGACTAACTATTTGATCGAACAAGTTGGTGTTGATCTACCTGCTTACGATATTCCCTTATTCACAGGTGCATTAGCCGCAGTTGGACTCACTTTAATTAGTTGGCGACAACTGGAGCAAGAGGCAGGGGAGACAAAGAGCAGGGAGCAGAGGGGAGATGAATTTCCTCCCTGCCCCCTGCCCCCTACCCCGTTTCCTCTTTCCACTCCCGTTGAAAGATTATTCGGTCGATTCCAGCTACTGAGTGCTTGCTTTGTGGCTTTTGCACATGGTTCTAATGATGTGGGAAATGCGATCGCACCTTTAGCGGCGATCGTTTATATCAACACTACTGGTAACGTACCGATAAATGGCATTACTATCCCCTTGTGGATTCTGGTTGTAGGTGGCGCAGGGATTGTTACAGGTTTAGCAATTTGGGGAAAAAACGTCATTACTACCATTGGTGAAAACATCATTGCTTTGCAACCTAGTAGTGGGTTTTGTGCAGAACTGGCAACCGCGACTACTATTCTCCTAGCTTCTCGGTTAGGTTTACCCGTTTCTACTTCTCACGCACTTGTTGGCGGTGTAGTTGGAATCGGTATGGTGCAAAGCCTGAACTCAATTAAATTCCAAACTTTGCAAGGAATCGCTGCTGCATGGTTAATTACGGTTCCATTAAGTGCGGTTCTCAGCGCAAGTATCTTTAGTATTGCTCGGTTTTTTTGGTACTAA
- a CDS encoding phosphomethylpyrimidine kinase: MNDETRSKIPVALTIAGSDSGGGAGIQADLRTFAFHCVHGTSAVTCVTAQNTLGVVRVDAMPSEAVVAQMQAVVEDIGVQAAKTGMLLNPEIIAAVAQQVETLEINNLVVDPVMVSRTGAQLIDDDAIKTLRQQLIPQAAIITPNRYEAQILSGFPINSLDDMRAAAQMIHRNLKAKTVLVKGGGMQGNARGVDIWFDGNRLEILTTQQVDTQNTHGTGCTLSAAIAANLAIGKDLLTSVKQAKEYVTTALAYSLSIGKGQGPVGHFFPLLRN, translated from the coding sequence ATGAACGATGAAACAAGATCAAAAATCCCTGTAGCTTTAACTATTGCTGGTTCTGATAGTGGTGGTGGTGCGGGAATACAAGCTGATTTACGTACCTTTGCTTTTCACTGCGTCCACGGTACTAGCGCTGTAACCTGCGTGACGGCACAAAATACCTTGGGAGTGGTGCGAGTTGATGCAATGCCATCAGAGGCAGTTGTAGCCCAAATGCAAGCGGTTGTGGAGGATATTGGCGTACAAGCAGCAAAAACGGGAATGTTGCTGAATCCAGAAATTATTGCTGCGGTAGCCCAGCAAGTGGAGACTTTAGAAATAAATAATTTAGTGGTTGACCCGGTGATGGTATCCCGCACAGGGGCGCAGTTAATTGATGATGATGCGATTAAGACGCTACGCCAGCAGTTAATTCCCCAGGCGGCTATTATCACTCCTAACCGCTATGAAGCACAGATTTTAAGTGGTTTCCCGATTAATTCTCTGGATGATATGAGGGCTGCTGCCCAAATGATTCACCGCAATTTAAAGGCAAAGACTGTTTTAGTCAAAGGTGGCGGGATGCAGGGAAATGCCCGTGGTGTTGATATTTGGTTTGATGGCAACCGTTTGGAAATCTTGACAACACAGCAAGTAGACACGCAAAATACCCACGGTACTGGTTGTACATTATCAGCTGCGATCGCCGCTAATCTGGCGATCGGCAAGGATTTATTAACATCTGTCAAACAAGCAAAAGAGTATGTTACAACTGCTCTGGCTTACTCACTCAGTATTGGCAAAGGTCAAGGCCCTGTAGGACACTTTTTTCCTTTGTTACGAAATTGA
- a CDS encoding zinc-containing alcohol dehydrogenase superfamily protein, protein MLHLRSLNDEKINVKAQVFRGVNQLSYEDIPVPTLLTDEVLVKVQVVGLCQSDIKKIRYPLYEPPRIFGHETAGIIAAVGSEVKGWQVGQRVAVMHHIPCMRCAYCLNENFSMCNVYKNISTTAGFNASGGGFAEYVKVPGHIVQNGGLIAIPDDISFEEASFVEPTNCCLKAVKKAQIAPGQTVLITGAGPIGLMFVMLVKHFGAKAIATDLLPSRIEKALNVGAEAAFDARDPDLAAKIHAVTDGLGVDVTLLAVPSEKAFFQALDCTRKGGKILFFAEFPDELEIPINPNILYRREIDLMGSYSSSYRLQALSADIVFNRRIDVPALISDRYQLKDLSTAVEQAIAPSADTYKILIYP, encoded by the coding sequence ATGTTACATCTAAGATCGTTGAACGATGAGAAAATCAACGTGAAAGCACAGGTATTTAGAGGCGTAAATCAACTGTCCTACGAAGATATCCCCGTACCCACACTCTTAACAGATGAGGTGCTGGTAAAGGTACAAGTTGTAGGGTTGTGTCAGTCAGATATTAAAAAAATTCGTTATCCACTATATGAGCCGCCGCGCATATTTGGCCATGAAACTGCGGGAATAATAGCCGCAGTCGGTTCTGAAGTCAAAGGTTGGCAAGTGGGACAAAGAGTAGCGGTGATGCACCATATCCCATGTATGCGTTGCGCCTACTGTTTAAATGAAAATTTCTCAATGTGCAATGTCTACAAAAATATTTCTACCACAGCTGGGTTTAACGCTAGTGGTGGGGGTTTTGCGGAGTATGTGAAAGTACCAGGACATATTGTGCAGAATGGAGGCTTAATTGCGATCCCCGATGATATTTCTTTTGAAGAAGCGAGTTTTGTTGAACCAACTAACTGCTGTCTCAAGGCTGTAAAAAAAGCTCAAATTGCCCCAGGACAAACTGTATTAATTACCGGAGCCGGGCCAATTGGGTTAATGTTTGTGATGTTAGTGAAGCATTTTGGGGCAAAAGCGATCGCTACTGACTTACTACCTTCTAGAATTGAAAAAGCCTTGAATGTGGGGGCTGAAGCAGCTTTTGATGCTCGTGATCCTGATTTAGCAGCAAAAATTCATGCTGTCACAGATGGATTAGGTGTGGATGTGACTTTACTGGCTGTACCTAGTGAGAAAGCGTTCTTTCAAGCACTAGACTGCACTCGTAAAGGCGGGAAAATACTGTTTTTCGCTGAGTTTCCCGATGAATTAGAAATTCCTATCAATCCAAATATTCTTTACCGCCGAGAAATTGACTTGATGGGGAGTTACAGTTCTTCCTACCGTCTTCAGGCACTTTCGGCTGATATTGTATTCAATCGCCGGATTGATGTACCAGCTTTAATTAGCGATCGCTATCAGTTAAAAGATTTATCCACAGCCGTAGAACAAGCGATCGCGCCTTCTGCCGATACATACAAAATATTAATCTATCCTTGA
- a CDS encoding dihydroorotase, multifunctional complex type, translating to MSSSQSLLIRHVRIVLPNGEFMVGDVLTRDRLIMEVAPEIAATIATREIDAQGLTLLPGVIDPQVHFREPGLEHKEDLFTASCACAKGGVTSFLEMPNTRPLTTTQAALDDKLQRAAGKSVVNYGFFIGATAEVLPDLLTAQPTCGIKVFMGSMHGQLLVDQDTVLETIFAQGNRLIAVHAEDQERINQRRQEFAGIHDPAIHSQIQDNQAALLATQKALNLAKKYQRRLHILHMSTAEEAELLRQDKPSWVTAEVTPQHLLLNTSAYQDIGTLAQMNPPLRSPHDNQVLWQALRDGVIDFIATDHAPHTLAEKAQEYPNTPSGMPGVETSLPLMLTAAMEGKCTVAQVVHWMSQAVAQAYRIPNKGAIAPGYDADLVLVDLDTYRPVRREELLTKCGWSPFEGWNLTGWPVTTIVGGEVVYEQNQVNTNVRGQALTFLL from the coding sequence ATGTCATCTTCACAAAGTTTATTAATTCGCCACGTTCGCATTGTTCTACCCAATGGTGAATTCATGGTTGGGGACGTACTCACACGCGATCGCCTCATCATGGAAGTGGCACCGGAGATTGCTGCTACCATCGCAACCAGAGAAATTGACGCACAAGGGTTAACTTTGTTGCCAGGAGTTATCGATCCGCAAGTGCATTTTCGTGAACCAGGCCTAGAACATAAAGAAGACTTGTTCACCGCCAGTTGTGCCTGTGCGAAGGGTGGTGTCACCTCGTTTTTAGAAATGCCCAATACCCGCCCTCTGACTACTACCCAAGCTGCATTAGATGACAAACTCCAACGTGCTGCAGGTAAATCTGTAGTGAATTATGGCTTTTTTATTGGCGCAACCGCAGAAGTTCTACCAGATTTGCTCACAGCCCAGCCGACATGCGGCATTAAAGTTTTTATGGGGTCGATGCACGGTCAGTTACTCGTTGACCAAGATACTGTATTGGAAACGATTTTCGCCCAGGGGAATCGTTTAATTGCTGTTCATGCTGAAGACCAAGAACGTATTAACCAACGAAGACAAGAATTTGCTGGCATTCATGACCCAGCTATTCATTCGCAAATCCAAGATAATCAAGCTGCACTGTTAGCGACACAAAAAGCTTTAAATCTTGCTAAAAAATATCAGCGACGGCTACATATCTTACACATGTCCACAGCCGAAGAAGCTGAGTTGTTGCGTCAAGATAAGCCGAGTTGGGTGACGGCTGAGGTGACACCACAGCATTTGTTATTAAATACTAGTGCCTATCAAGATATTGGCACCTTAGCGCAGATGAATCCACCATTGCGATCGCCCCACGATAATCAAGTTCTCTGGCAAGCCTTACGCGATGGTGTGATTGATTTTATCGCTACAGACCACGCACCCCATACCTTGGCAGAAAAAGCCCAAGAATATCCCAATACGCCTTCAGGTATGCCGGGGGTTGAGACTTCTTTACCTTTGATGTTAACTGCGGCAATGGAGGGCAAATGTACTGTGGCGCAAGTTGTTCACTGGATGTCACAGGCGGTGGCGCAAGCATATCGTATTCCTAACAAAGGAGCGATCGCCCCTGGTTACGATGCTGATTTAGTATTAGTAGACTTGGATACTTACCGCCCAGTCCGCCGCGAAGAATTATTAACTAAATGTGGTTGGAGTCCTTTTGAAGGTTGGAACCTCACAGGTTGGCCTGTCACCACAATTGTTGGGGGGGAGGTTGTTTATGAACAGAATCAGGTAAATACTAACGTGCGCGGTCAAGCTTTAACTTTTTTGTTATAA
- the hetR gene encoding heterocyst differentiation control protein: MSNDIDLIKRLGPSAMDQIMLYLAFSAMRTSGHRHGAFLDAAATAAKCAIYMTYLEQGQNLRMTGHLHHLEPKRVKIIVEEVRQALTEGKLLKMLGSQEPRYLIQLPYVWMEKFPWQPGRSRVPGTSLTSEEKRQIEQKLPGNLPDAQLVSSFEFLELIEFLHKRSQEVLPPEHQMPLSEALAEHIKRRLLYSGTVTRIDSPWGMPFYALTRPFYAPADDQERTYIMLEDTARYFRMMRNWAEKRPNSMRALEELDIPPEKWDQAMEELDEVIRAWADKYHQSGGIPMILQMVFGRKED; encoded by the coding sequence ATGAGTAACGACATAGATCTGATCAAACGTCTTGGCCCTAGTGCGATGGATCAGATCATGCTTTATCTGGCTTTTAGTGCCATGCGTACGAGTGGACACAGGCATGGAGCATTCTTAGATGCAGCAGCCACGGCAGCTAAGTGTGCAATTTATATGACCTATCTCGAACAGGGACAAAACCTGAGAATGACGGGTCATTTGCACCACCTGGAACCCAAGCGAGTCAAGATTATTGTTGAAGAAGTTCGGCAAGCACTGACAGAAGGCAAACTGCTGAAGATGCTGGGTTCTCAAGAACCACGCTATTTAATTCAACTGCCTTACGTTTGGATGGAAAAATTTCCTTGGCAACCAGGGCGATCCCGTGTTCCTGGGACTAGTTTGACGAGTGAAGAAAAAAGACAAATTGAGCAGAAGCTACCTGGAAATTTGCCAGATGCGCAGTTAGTTAGCTCTTTTGAGTTTCTGGAACTGATTGAATTTCTGCACAAGCGATCGCAAGAAGTTCTCCCACCTGAGCATCAAATGCCCTTGAGTGAAGCCTTGGCAGAACACATTAAGCGTCGGCTGCTTTATTCAGGTACAGTAACTAGAATTGATTCGCCTTGGGGAATGCCCTTCTATGCACTGACTCGTCCTTTCTATGCACCAGCCGACGATCAAGAACGTACCTATATCATGCTAGAAGATACGGCGCGGTATTTTCGGATGATGAGAAACTGGGCAGAAAAACGACCAAATTCCATGCGTGCTTTAGAAGAACTGGATATTCCTCCAGAAAAGTGGGATCAAGCAATGGAGGAACTTGATGAAGTTATCCGTGCTTGGGCAGATAAATATCACCAAAGTGGGGGTATTCCTATGATTTTACAGATGGTTTTTGGTAGAAAAGAAGACTAA
- a CDS encoding nitrogen regulatory protein P-II, producing MKKVEAIIRPFKLDEVKIALVNAGIVGMTVSEVRGFGRQKGQTERYRGSEYTVEFLQKLKVEIVVEDNQVDMVVDKIISAARTGEIGDGKIFISPVEQVVRIRTGEKNTEAV from the coding sequence ATGAAAAAAGTAGAAGCAATTATTCGCCCATTTAAGCTTGACGAAGTGAAGATTGCTTTGGTTAATGCTGGTATTGTGGGAATGACGGTTTCGGAAGTGCGCGGTTTTGGACGGCAGAAGGGACAAACAGAACGCTATCGTGGTTCTGAATACACTGTGGAGTTTCTGCAAAAACTGAAAGTAGAAATTGTCGTTGAAGATAATCAGGTTGATATGGTGGTAGACAAAATTATTTCTGCTGCCCGCACAGGGGAAATTGGGGATGGTAAAATCTTCATCTCTCCTGTTGAACAAGTTGTGCGGATTCGGACTGGAGAAAAGAATACAGAAGCAGTATAA
- a CDS encoding GTP cyclohydrolase subunit MoaA — MNQVDYLRISLIDRCNFRCQYCMPEGAELEYALKQQLLTDAELLTLIQEVFIPVGFTQFRLTGGEPLLRPGVVNLVKAIASLPETKDLSMTTNGFLLAPIAKNLYDVGLRRINISLDSLDPDIFDQIIGNHGRSRWEQVWNGIQAAYKVGFDPLKLNVVVIPGVNDHEVLDLAALTIDKQWHVRFIEFMPIGNWQLFGDRGWVSSADLRQRIRQQWGLTESQIRGNGPADVFQIPGAKGTLGFISQMSECFCDRCNRMRLSADGWLRPCLLNETGQLDLKTALRSGVSIHYLREQVRDLLAIKPEINFKGRDSGTSGTYSRTMAQIGG, encoded by the coding sequence ATGAACCAGGTAGACTATCTCCGCATTAGTTTAATCGATCGCTGTAATTTTCGCTGTCAATACTGTATGCCGGAGGGTGCAGAACTAGAATATGCCCTCAAACAACAGCTTCTCACTGACGCAGAACTACTGACTCTGATTCAAGAGGTGTTTATCCCTGTTGGTTTTACGCAGTTTCGCTTAACTGGGGGAGAGCCTCTACTGCGTCCTGGGGTAGTAAATTTAGTAAAAGCGATCGCATCATTACCCGAAACCAAAGACTTGTCGATGACAACCAACGGTTTTTTACTTGCACCCATCGCCAAAAATCTTTACGATGTCGGTTTACGCCGAATTAATATCAGCCTAGATTCCCTTGATCCCGATATCTTCGATCAAATTATCGGCAATCACGGACGTTCTCGCTGGGAACAGGTTTGGAACGGGATTCAAGCAGCCTACAAGGTAGGATTTGACCCTTTGAAGCTCAATGTAGTTGTGATCCCAGGTGTTAACGACCACGAAGTTCTGGACTTAGCCGCCCTCACAATTGACAAACAGTGGCACGTCCGATTTATTGAATTTATGCCTATCGGCAATTGGCAATTATTTGGCGATCGCGGTTGGGTATCTTCTGCTGATTTACGCCAACGTATCCGCCAGCAATGGGGATTGACAGAATCACAAATACGTGGTAATGGGCCTGCTGATGTTTTTCAAATTCCGGGAGCAAAGGGGACACTGGGATTTATTAGCCAGATGTCAGAATGTTTTTGCGATCGTTGTAACCGAATGCGTCTGAGCGCTGATGGCTGGTTACGTCCTTGTTTATTAAATGAAACTGGTCAATTAGACTTAAAAACTGCTCTACGCTCTGGTGTGAGCATCCATTACTTACGAGAGCAAGTCAGAGACTTATTAGCTATTAAGCCAGAAATTAACTTTAAAGGCCGCGACTCTGGTACAAGCGGCACATACAGCCGCACGATGGCGCAAATTGGTGGTTAG
- a CDS encoding peptidase S8/S53: MRRLILLCLFIIGLGAAVFGFLNFQGLAAKGDFETIVLDFREDIAKDEINRDLQAIAQQYNVTPQLDNKFSAQDNVYIIRGDRQRLKELKKSQFAKATEFIEPNYIYRIPPEPKTTVLGELTPPQNNEAKPSLIGPNDPYYSKQWNLHKIGIEGAWTETKGSGITVAVIDTGVTQVRDLKETKFVKGYDFVNDREQATDDYGHGTHVAGTVAQATNNQYGVAGVAYEASLMPLKVLNEYGGGTVADIAEAIKFAADKGADVINMSLGGGGESQLMKDAIDYAYKKGVVIIAAAGNESANGASYPARYPHVIGVSAFGPEGEKADYSNYGAGVDISAPGGSETGKILQETINENGESEFLGLQGTSMAAPHVAGVAALIKAKGIENPDDILKVLKQSARVIQDDGLNYYGAGQLNAEAAVKLAAQGQISFPDFFRWLRDNGYINPGFWIDGGVVALLPKILMVVGSYLLAWFLRVYFPFTWSWALFSGLTFGSSGLFFLKGIYIFDLPQWPFRVLGSSLPELGNALQGTDAFNPVFASVLIPLVLVVFLLGHPSWKWFAVGSTLGVAACLTVSAIYDPAVWGLGSGNLARIFLIVNALLCYGLARLAVNNDKQVA; encoded by the coding sequence ATGAGAAGGCTAATATTATTGTGCCTGTTTATTATTGGGTTAGGCGCTGCTGTTTTTGGATTTTTAAATTTTCAGGGACTAGCAGCGAAAGGTGATTTTGAAACGATTGTGCTTGATTTTCGGGAAGATATTGCTAAAGATGAAATAAACCGAGATTTGCAAGCGATCGCTCAACAATACAACGTTACACCCCAATTAGATAATAAATTTTCTGCACAAGACAATGTGTATATTATCAGAGGCGATCGCCAAAGGCTCAAAGAACTGAAAAAATCTCAGTTTGCCAAAGCCACAGAATTTATTGAACCGAATTACATCTATAGAATTCCCCCAGAACCTAAAACCACCGTTCTTGGAGAACTCACACCACCCCAAAATAACGAGGCCAAACCTTCCTTAATCGGCCCCAACGACCCATATTACAGCAAGCAATGGAACCTGCACAAAATCGGCATTGAAGGTGCATGGACTGAAACGAAAGGTAGTGGTATTACGGTTGCTGTCATTGATACTGGTGTAACCCAGGTACGCGACTTAAAAGAGACAAAATTTGTCAAAGGCTACGATTTTGTTAATGACCGAGAACAAGCCACAGACGATTATGGTCACGGTACACACGTTGCAGGTACAGTCGCCCAAGCTACTAATAATCAATATGGTGTTGCGGGTGTTGCTTACGAAGCCAGCCTTATGCCACTCAAAGTCTTAAATGAGTATGGTGGTGGTACTGTAGCCGATATTGCCGAAGCAATTAAATTTGCCGCCGATAAAGGCGCAGATGTGATTAATATGAGCTTGGGTGGTGGCGGTGAAAGCCAGTTAATGAAAGATGCCATTGATTATGCTTACAAAAAAGGTGTCGTTATCATAGCGGCCGCTGGCAATGAAAGTGCCAATGGTGCAAGCTATCCAGCCCGTTACCCTCACGTTATTGGCGTTTCTGCTTTCGGCCCAGAGGGTGAAAAAGCTGACTACTCTAACTATGGTGCTGGCGTAGATATCTCAGCCCCTGGTGGTAGTGAAACTGGTAAGATTTTGCAAGAAACCATTAACGAAAATGGTGAAAGTGAATTCTTGGGACTCCAAGGTACAAGTATGGCTGCACCCCACGTTGCGGGTGTAGCAGCTTTAATCAAAGCCAAAGGTATAGAAAATCCCGATGACATTTTAAAAGTTCTCAAACAATCAGCCAGAGTCATTCAAGATGATGGTTTGAATTATTACGGTGCTGGACAACTCAACGCCGAAGCCGCAGTTAAATTAGCAGCCCAAGGACAAATCAGTTTCCCAGATTTCTTTCGTTGGCTGCGCGATAACGGTTACATTAACCCAGGCTTTTGGATAGATGGCGGTGTAGTGGCACTGTTACCAAAAATTTTAATGGTAGTCGGTTCTTATTTACTGGCTTGGTTTTTACGAGTTTACTTCCCCTTTACCTGGAGTTGGGCTTTATTTAGTGGCTTAACTTTTGGTAGTTCGGGATTATTCTTCCTCAAAGGCATCTATATATTTGACCTACCCCAGTGGCCTTTCCGTGTTTTAGGTAGTTCTTTACCTGAATTAGGTAATGCGCTACAAGGTACAGATGCTTTTAATCCTGTATTTGCCAGTGTTTTAATTCCGCTGGTTCTAGTTGTATTCCTCCTAGGACATCCTAGTTGGAAATGGTTTGCTGTTGGTTCTACTTTAGGTGTAGCCGCTTGTTTGACAGTCAGCGCAATTTACGACCCAGCCGTTTGGGGCTTGGGTAGCGGTAACTTAGCAAGAATATTCCTCATTGTTAATGCCCTACTTTGCTACGGACTAGCTCGTTTGGCAGTTAACAACGATAAACAAGTCGCATAA
- a CDS encoding signal peptidase I, translating to MQNQVSDKNSNQKPDNSWIAELGRTVVLSIVLALGIRTFVAEARWIPSGSMEPTLHGTQNQWEADKIIVDKLKYKFAKPQRGDIVVFSPTDELKKEQYQDAFIKRVIGLPGETVELRDGKVYINSKPLDEENYLSSNQRTVVDVCTSGQQPAFLSAPQTIPPNSYLVLGDNRNSSYDSRCWGVVPRDNIIGRAVLRFWPLNHVGGIDKSPLYP from the coding sequence ATGCAAAATCAAGTGTCTGATAAAAATTCTAATCAAAAACCCGATAATTCCTGGATTGCCGAGCTAGGTAGAACAGTTGTATTAAGTATTGTTCTTGCCCTTGGTATTCGTACTTTTGTTGCCGAAGCTCGCTGGATTCCTTCTGGTTCTATGGAACCTACTTTGCATGGTACCCAAAACCAGTGGGAAGCAGACAAGATTATTGTTGATAAGTTGAAGTATAAGTTTGCCAAGCCCCAACGAGGAGATATTGTTGTTTTCTCACCCACTGACGAACTCAAAAAAGAACAATATCAAGATGCTTTTATTAAACGTGTAATTGGCTTACCAGGAGAAACAGTAGAACTGCGGGATGGTAAAGTCTATATTAATAGCAAACCTCTCGACGAAGAAAATTATCTCAGTTCTAATCAACGTACAGTAGTTGATGTTTGCACTTCGGGACAACAACCAGCTTTTTTATCAGCCCCTCAAACCATCCCACCAAATTCATACTTAGTGTTAGGTGACAACCGTAATAGTAGTTACGACAGCCGTTGCTGGGGTGTTGTACCTCGTGACAATATTATCGGCCGGGCTGTACTGCGCTTTTGGCCACTAAATCATGTTGGTGGTATTGATAAATCACCTTTGTATCCGTAA
- a CDS encoding ribosomal protein S4, whose amino-acid sequence MSRYRGPRLRIVRRLGELPGLTRKSARRAYPPGQHGQNRKKRSEYAIRLEEKQKLRMNYGLTEKQLLRYVRKARRVTGSTGQVLLQLLEMRLDNTVFRLGMAPTIPAARQLVNHGHVTVNGRVVNIASYQCRPGEVIAVRDKEQSRKLVETNLQYPGLANLPSHLEFDKNKLVGKVNSVIEREWVALQVNELLVVEYYSRQA is encoded by the coding sequence ATGTCCCGATACAGAGGGCCACGCCTCAGAATTGTACGTCGCTTAGGCGAATTACCAGGTTTAACTCGTAAAAGCGCAAGACGCGCCTATCCACCGGGTCAGCATGGTCAGAACCGCAAAAAGCGCTCTGAGTATGCTATCCGTCTAGAAGAAAAGCAAAAGCTCCGTATGAACTACGGTCTCACAGAAAAGCAACTGCTACGCTATGTCCGCAAAGCCAGACGCGTTACTGGTTCTACAGGACAAGTACTGTTGCAATTGCTGGAAATGCGCTTAGATAATACCGTTTTCCGCTTGGGGATGGCTCCTACAATTCCAGCAGCGCGTCAGCTGGTAAATCACGGCCATGTCACAGTCAACGGTCGTGTAGTAAATATTGCCAGTTACCAGTGCCGTCCTGGTGAGGTAATTGCTGTTAGAGATAAAGAACAATCACGGAAGTTGGTCGAAACTAACTTGCAATATCCTGGTTTAGCTAACCTTCCCAGCCATTTGGAATTTGACAAAAATAAGCTGGTTGGTAAAGTTAACAGTGTTATTGAGCGCGAGTGGGTGGCTCTACAAGTTAACGAACTGCTGGTTGTGGAATACTATTCACGCCAAGCGTAG